The following DNA comes from Deltaproteobacteria bacterium.
GCTCAACATCACGGTCAAGCACCGCACCCATAACTTCTCGAATCGAAAACGGCTGCTTGCGGCCCGGGTTGCGGCTGCTAGAAAAGATATCCCCTACTTGGTCAAAACTTTCTTCTCCAAGATAAGGTGTAGCGTTCAACGCTCTGTGCAATGGATCTTCGGTATTAACCAAAGGCACATACCTGCTGCCTCGTGGAACATACGTGAAGTCGTAGTGCCTAAATAGAATATCGTAAGCCTCTTTGAGGTCAGCAGCAGCGTACTGCGCTTCCCCATTCGGTCCCATAATATCTTCCAAGCCACCAATCCCGTTGTTGGTTGGAGCCGCTACAGACCCAGAGAACTCAAGCGCTCTCTTACCTGTTAGCAGCATGCAACCTTGCCCAGTCATGATCAGCGCCCCACGGCAGTGGTTAAGCATCGTTGCTTCGGCGTTCCAATAAGACTGAGCCCCAACACAAACACCATCCACGATGATGTTCATCACACCACCTTTTTGTGTGAACTGAATAATGCGCTTAAGAACTCTCGCCGTCCAATCGAGGTTTTCCGTCCCTGAATCAAATGCAATTTTGGCACCAGAAGAAATAGGTACCCATTCAACTGGAATCTCTTCAGCTTCGGCCATATCAATCGCCGCGATAACTCGAGCACATTCTGGTTCAGCCAGCGCTCCCATACTTCGAGTTGGGTCACCGATGATTAAGATACGCTCGAGACCTGCCGGGAATCTTGCATGGATGTTGTTGATCTTACCCACAACCAGGTTCGCTTGGTTCTCGCCCCAAGGCCGTTCCTTCACGGAGATCAAACGCTGACCATCCTCACTTAAATCCAGCTCTTCAAAAGTACCCTTACCAAAGCCCGCACCCGTCTCATCTGACGTAAGGGTACGCACCAGCTCATAAGGAAAGAATTTATTGGCGCGGCGCGCTTCCACAACACGCTGCTCGTATGAAGAAAGTACTCTGTGTGGCCGCTGCCATGGCTTCACAATACTAAGCATTGAACCGCGGCTCGTTGGATCGGACCATTCAACAGCCATAAAGCGTGCTTCTTCTTCAGGTTGACCTTCCTTCACGAAGTTTGCCATGACGACAACTTTTTCTAGGCCAAGCCCAGGTGCCCACGGACTCAAGCGCTTGGCGATGGATGCCATATCGTCTTGGGTCAAAGTCACAACGGGTTTGAAAATCAGAGAGATTCGATTCCAAACCATTCGGTTGCGGTTACTCTTCTTATCTCTAAACGGTCCATAACCCGATAGAGTTAAGGCCTGGCTGATTCCATAAATCGCGTTCAAGTAAACACGTTCAAATGATGGAAGATAAAGTGTACTCGGATCGTTGATGCCCGGCTGCGGATCGAACCGCTCTATTTCTCCAACGGCAACCAAGCGCTCATCACCCGATCCGTCGCGCGCCTTTGCATTCATTAGAATGATGCCAGCCGGTGCGGGAATTCTTGTAAGGTCGAATTTCTCCCAGCGGTCGAGTTCGTGAACGATATCTCGATTTGGGTGCAGGTCACGGTAAAGCTCTTTCTCGATCAGCTTATCGCCCTGACGCAGAAAGGTTCGCGCGGTTAGACCAGACTCTGAGTTACCCCAAAGACACGTGACACGTTTCGGTCCCTCAATATTTTCAAAGACTTCGCGTAATTGACCCTCAGGTGGCTCAAACGCCAAGAACAGATCCATCTCGCTCATCTGCCCAGCAATGGTCGCACCAACTTGCAAGTGCGACGGTTCGTAAATCAGTGCGCCCGCAAATGCAGACTGGTCGTCGCGAACAAATGAATAGCTAGCAACCTCGTCAACCGTTTGCTCCGTTAACTTGGTTGCCGCAACTTGGTGCACATGCTCTAGCAGTCCGCCCAAAAGAGTTAAGCGATGATTGTGTGGCCGCTGGGACACCCCAGCAACAAGTCCCAAGAGCGGCGCCAATGGCATTTCAACCAAGAGGCGTCTTGCTTCTGCGAGCGATTTCTCATCTTCATTTGGATCAACCAAGCGTGACAACAAACCTGCTGCCTCATGGTCCTCTGCGGCTAAGTCTTTTTGCAGGCGTGGCCCATCAAAGAGAACGTAGATTGCTTGCCAAACTGCTTGAGCAAGACGGCGATTCGTCGACACGGTAAAGTGTGCAAATCGCTCGAAAAGGTTTCGGCAACGCATACGCTCTTGTGTTGAATCGTCTTCAACTTTTGCTCGGCTCATTGCATCAAAAACAGCAAAGAACAGACGGTGAAAACGCCCTGGAACGTAATGACTTTGGAAAAGTCGTAAGAGTGCCGCCTCAGTCTGGAAAGAACGACGAAGTCCGGTCACATCATGCATCGCCAGAAAGTCGACAAGTCGCTCTTGGAATATTTCTGAGAGCTGGTCTTCATCACCAATTGGGTGACGAATAAAACCAATCAGCTGATCCTGTGAGGCGTCGCCTGACTCATTTCGAGCATCATCAAAGGCACCTCGCAAAAAGAGAGATTCTTGTAAGAGAACCACTTCGATCAGTTCAGTTAGTTGTTCCCGGGTAACCTCAAGCTCGCCTTTTTCCAGAGCAGTTACCGCTGTATCAACTTCAAACTCATCGAGGTCGTAACCCAAGAGAGTGTTGCGCAGAAGATCCAAGCTACTAAGAACAGTTTGCTCTCCAGTAAGAGGTAGCAACGGCTCGATTTCATCCTCGTCATCATCCGCTTCTGCTTCAATATTGAGCATTAAATCGCCGGCAGCCACGTGCATAGCAGGCCCAACATTTACTTCTTGAACGATACCACTTTGAGTTGAGAGTACGGCCGACTCCATCTTCATAACTTCTAGAGTTACGAGACGGTCACCAACTTTTACCTTGTCTCCCACTTCAACATGAACACGGGTTACTGCAGCAGGAATCGGTGCGAGCACTTCGCCGCCTGACGTCCGGGTGAAAGAGCAAGCAACACCGTCAACATCAACATGTACTGCACTCGGTGTACCTATTCTTATAACCGTATGCCGTTCGCCAGAGCTCTCTTCGAGCACCATGGTTCGGTCACCGGTATTGCGCGCGTAAAGTTCAATGATTTGCTCACCGCAAGTAACCCGGTAATGACTCGGTCCCAAGGTCGCAACAGTTACTGCCAGTGGACGTCCATCCACCATGTACTTAAGCCGAGTCGCTCCAGGGCCAGACACTCTTCTTGGAAGCCCACGTTGTGCTTCGCTCAAAAAGTTAAGAACTGAGCCGCGGCGACTTCTTAAGTGGTCTCCAATGGATGCCGCACCCAATGCAATATCGAGTCGCGACCGCTCAGACATCGCTGGGCGCTCTTCTAAATATCCATCAAGCCATTTAGTTGTAACTGGCCCCGCTCGAAGCGCTGGACTGCAAATCAATTCCATCAAGAGCGCACGGTTGGTCGGACCACCTTCAATCGCAACCACAGTATCTCTTAATACTGTCTGCAGACGAGCCCAAGCTTCACGGCGATTAGCGCCCCATGCGATGACCTTTGCAATGTTTGAATCGAATTCTGTGGGAACAACATCACCCGCGGCGAAACCTGAATCCACTCGAATACCTGGTCCCTGCGGAGATTCAAAACGAACGATACCGCCGGCTGAAGGTGTAAAGTGGTCATCTGGGTTCTCTGCGTTGAGCCGCAGCTCAATGGCTGTTCCGCGAGGTAAAGGCGGCTTATCCGAAGGTAACTTCTCGCCTTGTGCCACAAGGATTTGCTGGACCGCTAAATCGACCCCATAAATTTCCTCGGTAATCGTGTGCTCAACCTGAAGACGGGTATTCATTTCCAAGAAATAGAATTCCCCGGTCGAAGGAACCAAGAGAAACTCTGCTGTTCCCGCTCCTTCGTATTCAGAGGCCTTTGCTACCGCTACAGCCGCGTTACAAATACTTGCCTCAAGCTCTGGACTCAAACCAGGTGCTGGAGCCTCTTCTATAAGCTTTTGGTGGCGGCGCTGCACAGAGCAATCCCGCGTTCCCATCGCCCAAACAGTTCCATGCTGGTCTGCAATGACCTGAACTTCAACATGGCGCGCCTCGGGTACCAACTGCTCCATCAGACAGTCTGCGTTACCAAAAGCTGAGGCAGCCTCGTTGGAAGCCGACTCAAAAGCCTCTGCAAGGCCAGCATCTTCATGAACGATTCGAATACCTCGGCCACCACCGCCTGCGCTCGCTTTAATCAAGAGCGGGTAGCCAATCTTTTTAGCCAGCTCTTTCGCATGCGCGACATCACGCACAACACCGTTGGACCAGCCGGTCACTGGAACCCCATGCCGCTCGGCCAAGGCTTTCGCTTCTACTTTATCACCAAGGAGGCGAATCGACTTTGCGGAAGGACCCACGAACTTGATGCCGTTGTTTTCACACGCTTCAGCAAACTCAGCACTCTCGGCCAAGAAACCCCAACCGGGCCAGACCGCCGTCGCGCCGTTTTCTTTGATCAGTGCAATCATTCGATCGATGTCTAGATAAGCCGATCTCATGCCACCCGCGGGATGCTTTACCATCGCGTCGCCAAGCGCCACAGCATGGGCCGCCTGACGCACGAAAAGCGCCGAACTTTCCGGGGCGGTATACAGTGCTACCGTCTCGAGAGGCTGATCGTATGTTTTGGACCAGGTACTCGCAGCTCGCATAAAACGAATTGCGGCTTCACCACGGTTTAAGATGACAATGCGTGAAAAGTTTTGCTCAGTCATAGCTATCCTCAAGTCTGTTTGCGTCCCTGACATAGTAGGAACCTTTGATCTCTACAACGCCACAATAACTAAATCGTTCATTCACTGAACCACGCCTCAAATTTCAAAAACCCACAAGTGATGCAAAATGCGAAAGAATTAGGAAAACGTGAAATACCGCACTGCAACAAAAGTACATTTTTTTATTATTCTTCTCACTCTGGGACATGCGAAAAGTATTACGCAGCAGGTAGTTAGCGAGATGCGCAACCGTCTAGTAAATTGGTCTTACCGTCTGCTTTGTCCCACTCTTTAAACACTGTTATGACACGATTGTTACAAACATCGGACATGGGAGAACTCCAATGAGAACATGGGCCACTATCGCTCTCATCACTTCACTCGTTGCTTGCTCAGATGAGGCTCAGCGCATTGATCCTGATCCTTGCTCGGAAGAGAACCCCTGCCTTGAGGGACAAACTTGTGAGTATGGTATTTGTACGGACAGCAGTGCTGGCGATGGTAACAACAGCAGCTCGCCTACAGATCCAGCCGACCCCGCTCCGACCACCGATGCAACGTGGCCAGCGAGTGCCGACCAGTACACCAGCAATCACTTAACACTGCTTACAAGCTTAGAGCTTGCCTCCTCATCAGATGACAACAAATTCGGCGAGTTGCTGCGGTTTCTTGCCACCCAAGCCGAGATCTCAGTCGACGGTTATTTTGATGAGTATCTACGTAACGGTGGTATTGTGAGCCTCGTTGATCATCAAGGTATTGCCTCCACCACAGAATCCCAAGCATTTCTTCTGACTCACCTTAACGGCGTATGGGCCGATGGTATGGACTGGGAAACAATCACCTCCGGCAACGCCAGTGTTCACATTTTACCCGAGAACTTCGAAAACGGTGCGTCAGCTCCAAGTGGCGCTTACGAATCCGCCAGCCTGATCGATGGCAACCTTCTGGGCAACAACGGTAACCTGGTTCTGGATATCCCGGCCGGTAACGTCTTAACCAATATCAATATCCACGAAAGCCAGCTCATGGCCGACACCATAACGTTATCAAATGAGGGAATCACCTACCGTGCCTCACTCAGCGGCTGGGTTTCTATCGCTGAGTTTTATGAAAGTGTGAACCGTGCCTTTGAGAACCTTTGTGGATGTGCTGGCATCGAGTCATCTCAAGATGTCTGGTCTGAGACAGAGCCGGGCGTCTATGATTGTCAGCCTGACTCTTTCACCACCGCCAATTGTGCCGCTACCGAGAACGAAGAGTTATGCACACGGGCTTTGCCTCTTTGTGCAACCCTTAGCTATGCAGTGCGTGGTGATATAGACGTTGACCCCAATATTCCAAATGAAGATGCCATGAGTGTTCTTTTGGATATTGAAGCCACATCCGTTACGTTGCAGCCCATGCCACCTGCTGAGCCAAGCACCGACGAGAGCGATGCAGCAAACTAACTTTTTTAAGAACCTTCCACCCTGTCACCAAAGAGACGCCCGATGAACGACGAAGAAGACCTCAAAGAAGATTACAAGAGACGCGCCATGGCGCACATGAACGGCCCTAATCCCCTGAAGCCAACCCACACAATTTACTGGGTTCGAGAACGCGGGGAAGGTGCCAAGGCTGCTTGGGACAGGATCGGCGTGGCTTGGACCAATCGAGACGGAAGCCTTTCGTGCAAGGTAGACCTTTTTCCGAAAGACGGTCGATTTCAAATCAGAAAAAACGACTAAGAAAACGAAGCGCGCACGGCTGGCTTACCAAATCTTCACTCGCTTCTCTTCATCTTGGTAAAGCCCATCACCGGGCTTCACACCAAAAGCTTCATAAAACTCAGGCATATTGGCAACCACACCCAGTACACGATAAATTGCTGGCGAGTGCGGGTCTGTCATCAAGCGCTGACGCAAAGCCGCTTCGCGGTACTTGCAAGCCCAAGACTGAGCCCAACCCAAAAAGAAGCGCTGCTCTCCCGTGAAGCCATCAATCACGGGTGAAACCTTACCGTTCAAAGAAAGTTTATAGGCCTTATAGGCAATGGTTAACCCGCCGAGATCACCAATATTTTCTCCCAGAGTAAGCTCACCATTTACGTGAGTACCCTCGATTGGGCTAAAATTCGCGTACTGGGCAATCATTAAGTCTGCTCGCCGCTTGAACTCTTTGGCGTCTTCTTCGGTCCACCAATCTCGCAGCATGCCATCACCATCTGATTTTCGGCCCTGATCGTCGAATCCATGGCTGAATTCGTGACCAATCACCGCACCAATCCCGCCATAGTTCACAGCATCATCGGCTTGTAGATTGAAAAAGGGAGGTTGCAGAATAGCCGCTGGAAAAACGATTT
Coding sequences within:
- a CDS encoding ATP-grasp domain-containing protein; its protein translation is MTEQNFSRIVILNRGEAAIRFMRAASTWSKTYDQPLETVALYTAPESSALFVRQAAHAVALGDAMVKHPAGGMRSAYLDIDRMIALIKENGATAVWPGWGFLAESAEFAEACENNGIKFVGPSAKSIRLLGDKVEAKALAERHGVPVTGWSNGVVRDVAHAKELAKKIGYPLLIKASAGGGGRGIRIVHEDAGLAEAFESASNEAASAFGNADCLMEQLVPEARHVEVQVIADQHGTVWAMGTRDCSVQRRHQKLIEEAPAPGLSPELEASICNAAVAVAKASEYEGAGTAEFLLVPSTGEFYFLEMNTRLQVEHTITEEIYGVDLAVQQILVAQGEKLPSDKPPLPRGTAIELRLNAENPDDHFTPSAGGIVRFESPQGPGIRVDSGFAAGDVVPTEFDSNIAKVIAWGANRREAWARLQTVLRDTVVAIEGGPTNRALLMELICSPALRAGPVTTKWLDGYLEERPAMSERSRLDIALGAASIGDHLRSRRGSVLNFLSEAQRGLPRRVSGPGATRLKYMVDGRPLAVTVATLGPSHYRVTCGEQIIELYARNTGDRTMVLEESSGERHTVIRIGTPSAVHVDVDGVACSFTRTSGGEVLAPIPAAVTRVHVEVGDKVKVGDRLVTLEVMKMESAVLSTQSGIVQEVNVGPAMHVAAGDLMLNIEAEADDDEDEIEPLLPLTGEQTVLSSLDLLRNTLLGYDLDEFEVDTAVTALEKGELEVTREQLTELIEVVLLQESLFLRGAFDDARNESGDASQDQLIGFIRHPIGDEDQLSEIFQERLVDFLAMHDVTGLRRSFQTEAALLRLFQSHYVPGRFHRLFFAVFDAMSRAKVEDDSTQERMRCRNLFERFAHFTVSTNRRLAQAVWQAIYVLFDGPRLQKDLAAEDHEAAGLLSRLVDPNEDEKSLAEARRLLVEMPLAPLLGLVAGVSQRPHNHRLTLLGGLLEHVHQVAATKLTEQTVDEVASYSFVRDDQSAFAGALIYEPSHLQVGATIAGQMSEMDLFLAFEPPEGQLREVFENIEGPKRVTCLWGNSESGLTARTFLRQGDKLIEKELYRDLHPNRDIVHELDRWEKFDLTRIPAPAGIILMNAKARDGSGDERLVAVGEIERFDPQPGINDPSTLYLPSFERVYLNAIYGISQALTLSGYGPFRDKKSNRNRMVWNRISLIFKPVVTLTQDDMASIAKRLSPWAPGLGLEKVVVMANFVKEGQPEEEARFMAVEWSDPTSRGSMLSIVKPWQRPHRVLSSYEQRVVEARRANKFFPYELVRTLTSDETGAGFGKGTFEELDLSEDGQRLISVKERPWGENQANLVVGKINNIHARFPAGLERILIIGDPTRSMGALAEPECARVIAAIDMAEAEEIPVEWVPISSGAKIAFDSGTENLDWTARVLKRIIQFTQKGGVMNIIVDGVCVGAQSYWNAEATMLNHCRGALIMTGQGCMLLTGKRALEFSGSVAAPTNNGIGGLEDIMGPNGEAQYAAADLKEAYDILFRHYDFTYVPRGSRYVPLVNTEDPLHRALNATPYLGEESFDQVGDIFSSSRNPGRKQPFSIREVMGAVLDRDVE